A portion of the Thiohalorhabdus denitrificans genome contains these proteins:
- a CDS encoding ArsR/SmtB family transcription factor, with translation MSDFKHALAEQFARVGKALSNANRLELLEYLAQGDRSVEALARVSGLSVANASQHLQQLRQAGLVTTRKEGLYVYYRVAGDEVVELLDALRKVAENNLAEVERLIASNLATKDRMDPLAAEELLSRARDGGVTVLDVRPEEEYAEGHLPGAVNVPLEDLESRLEGLPPDQEVVAYCRGPYCVLAYEAVARLRERGYEARRLEYGYPEWKAGGHPVEEDSGEGETK, from the coding sequence ATGAGTGACTTCAAGCACGCGCTCGCCGAGCAGTTCGCCCGCGTGGGCAAGGCGCTCTCCAACGCCAACCGGCTGGAGCTGCTGGAGTACCTGGCCCAGGGCGACCGCAGCGTGGAGGCGCTGGCGCGGGTCTCGGGGCTGAGCGTGGCCAACGCCTCCCAGCACCTCCAGCAGCTGCGCCAGGCCGGGCTGGTGACCACCCGCAAGGAGGGGCTCTACGTCTACTACCGCGTAGCGGGGGACGAGGTGGTGGAGCTGCTGGACGCCCTGCGCAAGGTGGCGGAGAACAACCTGGCGGAGGTGGAGCGGCTGATCGCCTCCAACCTGGCCACCAAGGACCGCATGGACCCCCTGGCGGCCGAGGAGCTCCTCAGCCGGGCCCGGGACGGCGGGGTTACGGTGCTGGATGTCCGCCCCGAGGAGGAGTACGCCGAGGGCCACCTGCCCGGCGCCGTGAACGTCCCCCTGGAGGATCTGGAGTCCCGATTGGAGGGTCTGCCCCCGGACCAGGAGGTGGTGGCCTACTGCCGCGGCCCCTACTGCGTGCTGGCCTACGAGGCGGTGGCGCGCCTGCGCGAGCGGGGCTACGAGGCACGGCGGCTGGAGTACGGCTACCCGGAGTGGAAGGCCGGGGGCCATCCGGTGGAGGAGGATTCCGGGGAGGGGGAAACGAAGTAG
- a CDS encoding TIGR04282 family arsenosugar biosynthesis glycosyltransferase — translation MRKAPSARLLVFAKAPVPGRVFRRLAPALGAGDRVRLHMRLTAATLERLAGAGPWRTRLYAAPPAGAPFLRACARRHRIPLRPQHGRDLGERMRHTLEEALAGGGPAVLVGTDLPERGPESVAAAFRALAEGADAVLQPTEDGGYGLIGLARPLPELFRAIPWGTERVAAVSRERLRAAGAEWRELPATWDVDRPEDLARLDPALLRGLTPLAPQQGQPPEALDPTNG, via the coding sequence ATGAGGAAGGCGCCTTCGGCTCGGCTGCTGGTGTTCGCCAAGGCCCCCGTTCCGGGGCGGGTCTTCCGGCGGCTGGCGCCCGCCCTGGGCGCGGGCGACCGGGTGCGGCTGCACATGCGCCTCACCGCCGCCACCCTGGAGCGCCTGGCGGGGGCCGGTCCCTGGCGGACCCGGCTGTACGCCGCGCCGCCCGCCGGCGCCCCCTTCCTGCGCGCCTGCGCCCGCCGCCACCGCATCCCCCTGCGGCCCCAGCACGGCCGGGACCTGGGGGAGCGCATGCGCCACACCCTCGAGGAGGCCCTGGCCGGGGGCGGTCCGGCGGTACTGGTGGGTACAGACCTGCCGGAGCGGGGGCCGGAGTCGGTGGCCGCCGCCTTTCGGGCCCTGGCGGAGGGCGCCGATGCCGTGCTCCAGCCCACCGAGGACGGCGGCTACGGGCTAATCGGGCTCGCCCGTCCCCTGCCGGAGCTGTTCCGGGCCATCCCCTGGGGCACGGAACGGGTGGCTGCCGTCAGCCGGGAGCGCCTGCGCGCCGCCGGGGCGGAGTGGCGGGAGCTGCCGGCCACCTGGGACGTGGACCGGCCGGAGGATCTGGCGCGCCTCGACCCGGCCCTGTTGCGGGGCCTCACTCCGCTGGCCCCACAACAGGGCCAGCCGCCAGAGGCTCTCGACCCGACCAACGGGTAG
- a CDS encoding sterol desaturase family protein: protein MTVSELLLAYEPQIRLGFFLGVLGVMLFSEAAVPRRPRSQPRWVRWLNNLGLVVLNTVLLRLLFPAAAVGAALYAESQGWGLFNQWALPGVLVLVLSVVILDLIVYLQHVMFHAVPALWRLHRVHHADLDFDTTTGLRFHPVEIVLSMVLKLGAVVALGASPAGVLVFEVLLNATALFNHGNLRLPTGVDRVLRWIVVTPDMHRVHHSLEGDETNSNFGFNLPWWDRLLGTYRDQPRAGHEGMTIGIHSVRDPRAAEWLDGMLIGIPFRGGTPEYPINQRFQEKTDGTA from the coding sequence ATGACGGTTTCGGAATTGCTGCTCGCCTACGAGCCCCAGATCCGCCTCGGCTTCTTCCTGGGTGTCCTCGGCGTCATGCTGTTCTCAGAGGCTGCGGTACCCCGCCGGCCCCGCAGCCAGCCGCGCTGGGTGCGCTGGCTCAACAACCTGGGCCTGGTGGTCCTCAACACCGTCCTGCTGCGCCTGCTGTTTCCCGCCGCGGCCGTGGGCGCCGCCCTGTACGCCGAGAGCCAGGGCTGGGGCCTGTTCAACCAGTGGGCCCTGCCGGGCGTCCTGGTGCTGGTGCTCAGCGTGGTGATCCTGGACCTGATCGTCTACCTCCAGCACGTCATGTTCCACGCCGTGCCGGCGCTGTGGCGGCTGCACCGGGTCCACCACGCCGACCTGGACTTCGATACCACCACCGGCCTGCGCTTCCATCCCGTCGAGATCGTGCTGTCCATGGTCCTCAAGCTGGGGGCGGTGGTGGCGCTGGGGGCCTCGCCCGCCGGCGTGCTGGTCTTCGAGGTACTGCTCAACGCCACCGCCCTGTTCAACCACGGCAACCTGCGGCTGCCCACCGGCGTGGACCGGGTCCTGCGCTGGATCGTGGTGACGCCGGACATGCACCGCGTGCACCACTCCCTGGAGGGCGACGAGACCAACAGCAACTTCGGCTTCAACCTGCCCTGGTGGGACCGCCTGCTGGGCACCTACCGGGACCAGCCGCGCGCCGGCCACGAGGGCATGACCATCGGCATCCATAGCGTGCGCGATCCGCGAGCCGCGGAGTGGCTCGACGGCATGCTCATCGGCATCCCGTTCCGCGGCGGCACCCCGGAATACCCCATCAACCAGCGTTTCCAGGAGAAGACCGATGGCACCGCCTAA
- a CDS encoding TIGR04283 family arsenosugar biosynthesis glycosyltransferase has translation MAESGTPELSVVVPALNEAAGIAAALAPLQEWRERGAEVLVVDGGSDDGTLEAAAPWADRVLEGPQGRARQMNAGAAEATGRVLLFLHADTRPPEDGDRLLLAGLARNGRSWGRFDVRLSGAGRHPLLRVVGSLMNARSRLTGIATGDQGLFVERDAFEAEGGFPEQPLMEDIALSAALKACCGRPLCLRAPIRTSSRRWEDNGVLRTILLMWGLRLRYWLGADPAVLAARYKQG, from the coding sequence TTGGCTGAGTCCGGCACGCCGGAGCTGTCGGTGGTGGTTCCGGCCCTGAACGAGGCGGCCGGCATCGCCGCGGCCCTCGCCCCCCTGCAGGAGTGGCGGGAGCGCGGCGCCGAGGTGCTGGTGGTGGACGGCGGCAGCGACGACGGCACGCTGGAGGCGGCAGCGCCCTGGGCCGACCGGGTCCTGGAAGGGCCGCAGGGCCGGGCGCGGCAGATGAATGCGGGAGCGGCCGAGGCCACCGGCCGCGTACTGCTGTTCCTGCACGCCGACACCCGCCCACCGGAGGACGGCGACCGCCTCCTGCTCGCGGGCCTAGCCCGGAACGGCCGCTCCTGGGGCCGGTTCGACGTGCGCCTGAGCGGCGCCGGCCGCCATCCCCTGCTGCGGGTGGTGGGGAGCTTGATGAACGCGCGTTCGCGCCTCACCGGCATCGCCACCGGCGACCAGGGCCTGTTCGTGGAGCGGGACGCCTTCGAGGCGGAAGGCGGCTTTCCCGAGCAGCCGCTGATGGAGGACATCGCCCTGAGCGCCGCCCTCAAGGCCTGCTGCGGGCGCCCCCTGTGCCTGCGGGCACCCATCCGGACCTCCAGCCGGCGCTGGGAGGACAACGGCGTCCTGCGCACCATCCTGCTCATGTGGGGCCTGCGTCTGCGCTACTGGCTGGGGGCCGATCCGGCCGTGCTCGCCGCACGGTACAAACAGGGATGA